A window of Tetrapisispora phaffii CBS 4417 chromosome 9, complete genome contains these coding sequences:
- the RCE1 gene encoding CAAX prenyl protease (similar to Saccharomyces cerevisiae RCE1 (YMR274C); ancestral locus Anc_8.832), protein MVTISTLFVSLYISASYVGSIYSSSLNLEDFKMKRDDQRVIKARMGQVSKVLMLNCLLVPLLWHFMGHSSNGSLWASFMKMGLVPGYYLDGDFDLVSHCLDIVKAVLLLCLLYVGVLADVFLYYCVVDSKSSMWEDLRYELDSLWGFRNYVFAPVTEELFYTSMLITTYLSFNTKSDSSFKEYLWETPLYFGLAHIHHAYEEMQTGTNTLPSIMLSTLFQLTYTTLFGSLTNYTFLCTGGNLWACIALHSFCNFMGFPQSSKVSQHYQYTAPLKNDDTSIKARIIRAWSKIYIALLIMGILLFKDYLPVLLNNSQHRITL, encoded by the coding sequence ATGGTTACTATTAGCACTCTTTTCGTGTCGCTGTACATTTCAGCGTCGTATGTTGGCTCGATTTACTCGAGTTCTCTCAATTTGGAGGACTTCAAGATGAAGCGGGATGACCAGCGGGTGATCAAAGCACGTATGGGCCAGGTGTCAAAAGTTTTGATGTTGAATTGTTTGTTGGTCCCACTGTTGTGGCATTTTATGGGGCACAGCAGCAATGGCTCGTTATGGGCTAGCTTCATGAAGATGGGATTGGTTCCTGGTTACTATCTCGATGGGGACTTTGATCTCGTGTCGCACTGTCTTGATATTGTCAAAGCAGTGCTGTTACTGTGCTTACTTTACGTCGGTGTTCTTGCAGATGTGTTTTTGTACTACTGCGTTGTTGATTCAAAGAGCAGCATGTGGGAGGATTTGAGATACGAGTTGGATTCCTTGTGGGGGTTTAGAAACTACGTGTTTGCTCCTGTGACGGAGGAACTGTTTTACACTTCCATGTTGATCACTACGTACTTGTCTTTCAACACCAAATCCGATTCAAGCTTCAAAGAATATCTGTGGGAAACCCCACTATATTTTGGCCTTGCACACATCCACCATGCGTACGAGGAGATGCAGACGGGGACAAACACTCTTCCATCGATCATGTTGTCCACTTTATTCCAGTTGACATACACCACCCTCTTTGGAAGTTTAACAAACTATACCTTTCTGTGCACAGGAGGGAACCTATGGGCATGCATCGCCCTGCACTCTTTCTGCAACTTCATGGGCTTCCCACAGTCGTCCAAGGTCAGTCAACACTACCAGTACACAGCACCATTGAAGAACGATGACACATCGATCAAAGCAAGAATAATCAGAGCATGGtccaaaatatatatcgCCTTGCTGATCATGGGAATCCTGCTCTTCAAGGACTACTTGCCAGTGCTACTAAATAATTCACAACACAGAATAACTTTATAG